CACGGCGTGCTGGATTCTGATCCGGGAGTCGAAGAATTGATCGCGGATTGAGTCGGCTTCGTGCTCGGCGTGGGCTGCGTCAGCGTCCGCCTCGCGGGCTTTCGCCTTGTGGGCGGCGTCGAAGAAGGGAATAGTGATCTGGACGCCGATGGCGGCGTTGTTCTGCTGGAATCGGAAGTAGTAATCCTGCAGATTGTTGAACTTGGCGTAGCGGCTGTACTGGCCCTCGAGAACGATCTGCGGTCGCCAGAGGTAGCGGTTTTCGCCGAATGCGATCTCGCGCTTCGCACGTGCATTCGCATAGGCAGACTCGACGGCGGGACTGGTTCCCACCAGCGTTGCAGTGATGTCGGCGGGCTTGTCTTCGGCCAGGGCGGGGATGGTGCTGCTGGATGTGGCAATCCCTTGCGGGGGAAGACCGAGAAGGCGCGCCAGGTGAGCCTGATCTGCAGCGGCATCGTCGTCCATCCGAAGACGGGCGAGATGAATCTGTGCAGCGGTGAGGCGGGCGGAGGTGAGATCGATGGGGGTGTCCTGACCGGCGGCGAGACGGTCCTGCACGATGGCTACGAGATGGTCAGCGAAGCCTTGTTGATCATGGAGGACGGTCTGCCGCTGAAGGTCGCGATTGAGTGCGAGGTAAGTGACGGCTGCATCCTCGGCGACAGCCTCGCGAACGTCCTTCAGGGAGAGGGTGGCGGCATCGAGCGAGGCCTTGGCGCCGCGAACGTAGTCGCGTTGTGAGTAACTGAAGACGAGAGACTGCGTCGCGAGGTTGTAGATGGACGGTTGGCCGAGAGGGAATCCATAGGAGGGAGGACCGATGGAAGATGCACCGACAACATTCGGGATGTAGGCGTCTTTGAGTTCTTCAAGGGTGGCTCGTGCTTTATCGACGTCCGCCTGGGCGGTCAAGACTTTTGGGTTGTTCTTCAATGCGAGACCTATCGCGCTGGTAAACGAAATCTGCGCGATGGCAGGTGTCACCGCACAGGCCAGAGCAGAGCACGCGATCAATAGGCGAAGAAGACGGATCATACTTGCTGAGAGATTCCTTAGGACCGATTAGAGATCATGGTATCGCCTTTTTTCTACGATCCCTGTAATGCTTTGCGGGCGGGTACATAGTTCGATGCGAGGGATAGAGCTGCGAGGTATTCGTTATGCGCTCCCGCGACGTCTCCACCTTGAGCAAGAAGGCCGCCTAGTTGGACGTGAACTTTGAATGCGGGGGCACCATCGGTCTTTCCGGAGGAGGCGAGATAGGTGCGAAGGAGACTGATGGCGAGTTGGGGCGAGCTGTGAGCTTCTGAGAGTGTGCTGGCGGCATCGACCAGGGGAGGACCCTTGCGATGGTCAGCCGCCAGGGCCGATTGAATGGCCTGGAGCATCTTGTCTGGCTGATTCTGACGTTTGTAGAAGTCGCCGAGGTTGATGTAGGCCTCGGTTGTTTTGCCTGCGGCAACAGCAGCCTGAAATTCGGCCTCTGCGGCTGGGATGTCCTTCTTCTTTTCGGCGACGAGCGCCAGCAGACGGTGAGCCTGAGCAGGGAAGTTGGGTTGCATTCTGGCAGCGAGGGCCTGAGCTTTATCGAGGCCACCACCGATCAAGGAGGGGGCTGCGACGTAGTATTCGCCAAGGTCGCTCATGGCCTGAAAGTTTTCGGGATCAAGCTGCACGGCGCGCTCAAACTCGTTGTGAACTTTGATGGCGAGGCTTAGCGCCGAGAAGGGACTGGCGTGCGAGGCTTTGAATCCGTAGGCGCGAGCGAGCCACATGTGGTCTTCGCTACTGTCGGTCGCGTTAGCTACGGCTAGTTCGCACTCATGGATGGCGGAGTCGGCCTTGTCCTGGGCGTAGTAGACGCGACAGAGGAGCTGGTGGGCATGAGCGTTGTTGGGTTGGGAGGCGAGAAGATCCTGGAGGATGGAGGCTGCTTCGTCGACGCGACCCTGCTGTAGGAGCGCGTTTGCCTGAGTGTCGTCGGCGAGGAGAAGCGGAGTCGCGAATAGGAAAGCAAATAGAAACGCGTGGTGAAGGCGAAACGGGTGTATCGAAAGGGACATGGCTACTCGACTATTTTGACGGGAAGCCCATTGGTAAGTTCACGGTTGTTGATAGCGCTGAGGGCAACCGTATCTTTTTCGGTGAGGCCGCTGACGATTTCGAGGCGAGTGAGATTGACTCCTGCTCCTACCTGAACGGGGGTTCGAACCAGCCTGTTGTTAACTACGCGAAAGACAAAATCTCCGCCCTCTGTGTGGAGGGCCTCGCGGGGGACGCTAAGGACGTTGAAGCGCTGCGAGGTGGTAACGGTGACGACGACGTTGGTGTTGGGCAGGAGGTCGCCGCGCGCGTCGTCGACGGTGATGATGCACTCCCCGACGTTGCGTGTGCCGTAGGTGATGACGGTGGAGGGTGCGCGGCTGATGTGTCCGTGCCAGGTCTGAGTGGGCTTTGCATCCCAGACAATTTTTACAGCCTGGCCTACTGCAAGCTTGCCGATCTCAGGCTCGTCGAAGTAGGCGCGGACCTGAATTCTGTTGAGGTCGGCTACGTCGAGGAGATTTTCGCCGGCGGGGACGAAGTCGTAGTTGGAGACGGGGATGGAGTAGACAGTTCCGGCGAAGGGGGCGCGGATGTTGTCGTTGGCATAGCTGGCTTTTGCAGCGGCGAGAGCGGCGCGCGCATCGGCGAGCTGGGCTTCTGCGCGGGCACGGTCGGTGTTGCTATAGCGTTGAGTGGTGCGCGCCTGAAGGCCTTTGACGGAGCTTTCCGCGGTGAGTAGACGCTGTTCGGCAGAGGCTACCTCGCTGGCGGAGGCTGCGCCCTTTTGCTGGAGGGCCTGAAGGGCTGCGAGATCTTTTGTTGCCTGTTGTTGTTGCTGCTGTGCGCGGCTGAGATCGCCGGAGAATCCTATGCGCTCGTCCTGAGATCCTCCCTGGCCGATGTCGTGAAGAGTGGCCTCGGCAGAGTGCACGGCGGCGTTTGCGGTAGCTATTTTGGCCAGGGCATCGGCATCGTCCATCTTGATCAGGAGGTCGCCTGCTTTAACTTTTTGCCCAACGTCGACATACACCTTTGCGACGACGCCAGGAGCAGCCGCGGAGGCAGGAAACTCTTCGATGGGCTCGACTTTTCCGTTGGTCGATACAGAGCTGACGATGTTCTGGTGATCGACGACTGCTACGCGAACGCCAATCAAGTCGCGGGTGGAGGAGCGCACGATGATGAAACCGATAACGATGATGGCGAGGAAGATGCCCCACAGCATTACAGGATTCAGGCGTCTTGTCTCGGTAGTAGGCATCAGTCGAAGGTTCAGTATATAAGACGTCGCATAGGGTCAGATCGGACCAGAAACTTTTGAGGATAAGGTAGTTAACGGGCGCGATGGAGCGAATCAGGCGAGTCTGAGATCGACTAATTCCAATTCCAGGCCGGGGAACTGGGGGTTGGTTTTGGCCTTCAGCCTGTAGGCAACGTCTACCAGAGAGCCTGTGTCGAGGGCCATTTCCACGCAGCGGGCAGGCCAATCCGTGGTGCGGCTCCAGCCCAGGGCGCTGATATGCGTGGTTTGGCCAGACCTCTGGAGTTGAAGACAGATGTGTCTTTCTTTGATGAACCGCACTGGTGCACAGAGGGTGAGTGCGCGGGTGAGGAAGATGGGCTCGCGGTTGCCGATGCCGAAGGGTTCGCAGCGGGTGAGCCAATCATAGAAGCTCTGCGTGAGGTCGCTGAGGAGGAGTTCGGCGTCGCATTCGAGCGGAGGCGTCATGATCTCAGCGGTGAGCCTGGGGGCGCCGTAACGCTGCATGCGCTCCCGGAGGAGGTTGGTGCGGTCGGAGGGCATGGAGAAGCCGACGGCGTGGGCGTGTCCGCCAAATCTTGTGAAGAGCGGGGTGTTTGATTCAGACACTGGTTCGTGAATCGCGCTGAGGGCATCTAGCAGATGAAAGCCGGCGATGGAGCGGCCGGACCCGTGGGAGTGGCCGTCTTCGTGGGTCATGACGATGGCGGGTCTGCCGGTGCGGTCGACGACGCGGGAGGCGAGGATGCCGAGGACGCCGCGATGCCACTCGGGGTCGTCGAGGATGATGCACTCGGCGAGGTAGTCTCCGAGGGTGTCGCGCAGGGCGGTGAGTTGGATTTCGATGGCTTCGAGAGCCTTTGCTTCGGTGGCGCGGCGCTCGTCGTTGAGGCGGTTGAGCTTCTCTGCGAGGTGGGTGGCACGGGCTGCGTCTTTGGTGAGGAAGAGCTCGACGACATCGCCGGCGATGTCCATGCGTCCGGCTGCGTTGATGCGTGGGGCGAGTCGAAAACCTACTTCGGTCGCGGTGGGGGGCCGATTGATGGGGATTTGAGCCACTTGCATGAGTGCGCGCAGGCCTGGCTGTACGGGGTTGCGAAGTTCTCTCAGGCCCAGGGTCGCGATGACTCGGTTTTCGCCTTCGAGGGGAACCGAGTCGGCGATGGTGGCGATGGCGACCAGCTTCAGGAACGAGGGAATCAGTCCGTGTTTCAGCTTTGTGCGCTGCTCTTCGGTCTCGGTTGCGGCCAGCAGGAGAGCATGGGCGAGTTTGAAGGCTACTGCTGCGCCGCAGAGATGTTTGAACGGGTAGGGGCAGTTTTGTTGTGCGGGATTTAGGACGGCAACTGCTTCCGGGATGCCGATGGCTCCGTCGGGGAGGTGGTGGTCGGTGACGATGAGGTCCATGCCGAGAGCTGTTGCTTCCTCGGCTGCTGCGAAGGCGCGAATGCCGGTGTCGACGCTGATGACGAGGCGAACGCCGGAGGCTGCGGCCTGGCCGAGAACGCCGTTCTGCATGCCGTAGCCCTCGCGGATGCGGTGAGGGACGTGATAGGTGACGGTGGCGGGGGTCTCTTTGGGGGCGATGCGCTCGATGGCGGTCTTGAGGAGAACGGTGGCGGTGGTGCCGTCGACGTCGTAGTCGCCGTAGATGAGGATGGGTTCGCTGGAGCGGACGGCGTGCTGGATGCGGGCGACGGCGATCTCCATGTCGAGCATGAGCATGGGATCGAGAAGATCGTCGAGGGTTGGGTGGAAGAAAGTTTGGGCAGCTGCGGCGTCGGAGATGGCGCGCGAGACGAGTATTTGAGCGATTGCGTGCGGGCAGCCGAGGGCGTCGACCAGATTCTGAACGGCAGTCTCGTCTGCGGAGCGGGTACTCCAGGCTGGCAGCCCAACGTGGGCGGTGGACATTGGTTTTGCTTACTCGTCGCTGTCGTCGACTACGATGCCGCCGAGGTCGGTTACGGTCTCCATGAGGTTCTGGAAGCTGTCGTACCAGTCGGTTGCGACCTCGAAGATGAACATGACGCCCTGGTGGGCGAAGCCGAGCTGGAGGTAGCCGACTTTGCCGACGTGGTTGACGAGATACTCAGCGTCGTCGAGCTCTTCGGAGTTGTCGTCGGGGAAGGTTTGATCGCGAAGCTGCTCGAGCAGGATGGCAACGTCGGATTTTTCGAGGATGACTTCGCTCATGGTGACGAAGGGGGAGCCGGCCGCTTTGGCGTGCTCGACGAAGTCCTTCCATCCGTCGGGGTTTTCTTCTTCGAAGATGACGGTCGGGACGTCTTCTGTAACGTAGGCATTGAGGCGACGCATGCCGTGGCCGGCGATGAAGGCCACCATGTCGTCTTTGAGCGAGATAAGATTGTCAGGTTGCATTCGATAGTTATTGTCTCAGAAACGCCGGTGCATCGCACGGGAAAGACTCCGCGGCACGCTCGGCAAAGGGCTTCTGGAAGGGAATCAGGATTGGCAAAGTTCAAGCACCACGTTTTTATCTGTACCAATGAGCGGGACCAGAGCGCTTCGCGGCCCAGTTGCAGCAACGAAGGAGGCGGGAAGCTGAAGTCGGCCTTCAAGGAAGCGGTGAAGGATGCTGGGTTGAAGGGGCAGGTTCGGGCTAACGAGCTTGGTTGCCTTGACCAGTGCGAGCACGGCCCGGTCGTTGTGGTATATCCGGACGCGATCTGGTATGGGTCCGTTCATGCGAAAGATGTGGAGGAGATTGTGAACCAACATCTGTTGCATGGGCGTCCGGTGGAGCGGCTGCGGCTGGCGGATACATGTCTGAATACAGAGAGTTGCCCGCATAAGCCAGCATCGAAACGCAAGTGATGGATATAGGGCGAGTGCGCCGTTTCGCGTGGTATATTCGAAGGAAAGTCAAATGATTTTTTCAAAAGATTACGTTGGATACCTGGCGCGCCAGACGATTAAGCATTTAGTCGCCGAGAAGATGATTCACACCGACAAACCGGCTTTGGTCAACGAACGCGTTGCTGCGGGAATGGTGGATGAGCTGGCTTTGGAAGATCGGATCAATGATGAGGTTCGCGTGATCCTTGAGGCCTTCCAGGATGACATGCGCAAGACCGGCGCGAGCTATCCCGAGATGTTCAAAAAGGTGAAGAACGAGCTCGCCCGCAAGTACAAGGCGGTGCTGTGAGGATCTCTCGCGACAAGCTCAACAAGCTGGCTCATACGGTGGCCGACACCTTGGCGGAGATCCCGGAGGTCGACTTTCTGGAGGATCGAAATACGATTCGGCAGGAGGCTCGGAAGGCTCTGGAGAAGCTGCTGATGGAAGAGACGAAGATCGACGCAGCGGCGCGGCAGAAGATCGCTTCACAGCGAAAAATCATCGTGGAAGGGTCGCAGGAGTGGGACATTCTGTACCGCAAGTACTACAACGATGAGGTGAAGAAACTGGGGCTGTAAGGGCTTCTTTTTCAGAGGGGCGCGGGTCGCTCGGCAGCGCCGTTAGCTGATATAATTTGTTTATCGCAGTGGAGAAGTTCCTCTCCTGTCTGGTTTCTGGCGTCATGGTGTAACTGGTTAACACGCCGCCCTCTCAAGGCGGAGAGTACGGGTTCGATCCCCGTTGACGCTACCAATCCTTTCCTTCTGCAACTTCGTGTTTTGGCGCCATGGTGTAACTGGTTAACACGCGGCCCTTTCAAGGCTGAGAGTACGGGTTCGATCCCCGTTGGCGCTACCAAACTTTCAACAACTGAGACGTAGAAAGCGGACCTAGCTTCCGCATGTAGTTGGCACCTGTTGGGGTTGCGCAGGCTTGTCGAGCAAAGCCGAAGGTACGCTTCGTCGTTGAATGAATCCAGCATGAAAAGTCAGGATCGTGGGCTCTGAAAATTAGGAAATTGGATGAGCGCCTGCGTCTAAAAAGAGAACAGGGGAAACGTTCTTGAACCCGCAGTCACCATAGGTAGAGGGCCGTCGTGGCTCCGCTAACGGCAGAATGGTAATGCAAATTGAAAGGGTAGGTTATAGCAGATGTCACTTAACCAAAGTCAACTTCTCTCCTCCTGGCCAAACCTTGAGAAGAGGTCGGCGTGCGATGAAGGCATGGAGCTTGCGGGTAGTTTTCTGAAGGCCGCCCGTGAGTGCGTGATCACCTTAGGTAAGGGCAGGACAAGCGGCAGCCGTGCAGACCTTTTGTGGACCTATAACGCGATGGTGCAGCATAGCGACAGTTGTAAGAAGTGTAGTGAGAGCTGATTCCATTGATTCGATCCTGAGAGGCGAGATGGGCACACGGCGAGGTGCCCATTGACGCTTAAGCGGCGAGCCGTTTCACAAAACTTCAAATCTCATGGCGGCAAGCGGTATTGAAGGTTCGGGTGTACCTGGCGCCCTACCAAACCCTTGTCAGTCGAGACTTAGCGAACGGCTATACTGTAGGGGTGAGTAAGACTTTTTATATTGAGACGTTTGGCTGCCAGATGAATGCCCATGACTCGGAGAAGGTCATCGGGACGCTGGAACAGCAGGGGTATGCCCGGGTTCAGGACGAGGATGCGGCTGGGTTGATTCTGTATAACACCTGCTCTATTCGCGATAAGGCAGAACAGAAGGTGTTTCACCGGCTGAATGAGTACAAGAAGCTGCAGGGTGAAGGTAAGAAGTTCGCTGTGCTGGGCTGCGTCGCCCAGCAAGAGGGCGAGAAGATATTCGAGAAGGCTCCATATGTGTCGATGGTGGCGGGGTCGGCGTCCTATAGGAATCTGCCGGAGATGCTGCGGCGGCTGGAGGCGGGGGAAGAGCGGATTACGGGGCTCGATGACCGGCAGACTGATCTGACGTTTGAGACGGAGTTTACGGTGCGGTCAAATCCGCATCGTGGATACATCACGATCATCGAGGGCTGCGACAAGTTTTGCGCTTACTGCGTGGTGCCTTACACGCGTGGCAAGGAGCGCAGCCGGACTGCGGCTTCGGTGCTGGTTGAGGCGAAGAAGATGGTGGATCTTGGGTTCACGGAGATTCAGTTTCTTGGGCAGAATGTGAACTCGTATCGCGATCCTTCGGGGAGGATGTCGTTCGCGGAACTGCTGGTTGCCGTCGGAGAGTTACCGGGAATTCGCAGGGTGCGGTTTACGACGTCGCATCCGCGGGACTTTGCGCGGGATATTGTGCAGGCGATCGACGATACGCCGACGCTCTGTGATCATATTCATCTACCGGTGCAATCGGGGTCGACCGCGGTGCTGAAGGCTATGTCGCGGGAGTATACGCGGGAGTGGTATCTCGAGCGTATGAGCTGGATCAAGGAGGCGAAGCGCGACATCAGCATCACGAGCGATATGATTGTGGGTTTCCCGGGTGAGACGGATGCGGACTTTGAGGAGACCATCACACTGGTGGGCGAGGTGAAGTATGACGCGGTGTTTGCGTTCAAGTTTTCGCCGAGGCCGAATACTCCGGCGGTGACGATGGCGGATAGTATCCCGGATGAGGTGAAGTCGGAGCGACTGCGGATCTTGATGGACCGGCAACGGGAGATTCAGCGAGAGCACTATGGACGGCATCTGGGCGAGGTGCAGGAGGTGATGGTGGAGAGCTATAACCCTTCGCGCAACCAAGTTGTTGGGCGCAGCTCGCAGAACAAGACGGTGAACTTTACTGTTTCCAGGATTGCTCAGCCTCCGATTGGGAGTTATCTGCCTGTTCGGATTACGCAAACGCTGCCGAATTGCCTGGTGGGTGAGGCGATTGCCGATGTAGATGCTGTGCCGTTTGTTTCTGTACAACGGGTTTCGGATTTTGTGGTGCTCAACTGATGAATCCCTCTTCGGTTCAACCGGCCGTACAGGCTCCAGATGAAGTGGAGATGCAGATTCGCGGGCTTATGATGGACCCGATTACGAATATGCCGATCATTGTGCTGAAAGATGTGGCGAGCGATCTGGTGTTGCCGATCTGGGTGGGAATCTTCGAGGCCAATGCGATTGCGCTGGAGTTGGAGAAGACGGCGACGCCCCGGCCGATGACGCACGATCTGTTGCAGAACATGGCTCGTGGGCTGAATGCTGAAGTGCGTAAGGTTGTAGTTTCGGAGCTTCGGGACGATACTTTTTTTGCGGTCATCTGGATGGATCATGCGGGCGAGACGGTTGCGATGGATGCGAGGCCGTCGGACGCGATTGCGCTGGCGCTGCGGTGGGATTGCCCGATCTATGTCAATCGCTCGGTACTCGAGAACTCGAAGCAGGCTGCGAGCGGCTCGCCGAATGTGAATGCCGAGGAGATGCGGCGGTGGCTCGAGAATCTGAATGACGATGATATGGGCCGCTACAAAATGTAACTCTGGTGGTTACAGCCAATTGCAAAGTGTAGCGACGCGTTCGGCCCACTCGTCTTCCGTGGGAAGGTGGGGCTGCGCGACCGCGTGATGCTTGCCCTCGAGGATGCTTTCGATTGCTGATTGCAGGGCGGGGGTCATGTTCTCTTCGCCGCCGGTGAACACGGTTGCCCAGGGGGTGTCGAGCAGAATGTCGCTGACGCCTGATTCGCGGTGCAGCAGGACTGGGATGCCTCGCTGTAGCGATTCGATGGCGGGGATTCCGTAGCCTTGAACGGCGGGCATGAGGAACAAGTGGGTCTGAGAGAACAGACGTTCGAGATCGTCATCGAGAACGAAGCCGTGGAAGTGAATGCGATCGCCGATGCCGAGTGCTTGGGCCATGTCGCGGAGAGTGGGGATGAGAGAGCCCTTGCCGGCGAGGTCGAGGCTCCAGTCGATGATGGTGGAGAGTGGTTTGTCGGCGCGCTCCAGCTCTGCGAGGGCTCGGATAATCCAGTCGATTCGCTTGTTGGGCTCGATGCGGCAGACGGAGAACATCTGGAGTTGGCCGTTTAGCGGGTGGGAGGGAGGTGTTGAGGGGCTGGTGCCGAGACCGCCCATGCGGGCGATCTTTGCGTCGATGTTGAAGTCCTTGCGGCATTCGCTGCGGAGGTACTCGCTGGTGACGATGGTGTTGCCGCCGGAGCGCAGGCCGTAGCCGATGATGCGATTTGAGACGGCGATGCGCAGTTTGGTGGGCAGGCGGCGGGTGTCCTGATCTCCGAAGAGAGAGGGCGTGTCGTGCATGAGGGTATGGAATCCGCGCTGTCCGGCGAGGGTTGCGTGAAGGGCAGGTTGATAGCCGGAGGCAAGCGGTTTGGGTGAGTTTGGGGACTGCTGGTTGAAGTAAGTGCGTAGGTAGGCGATCTTGTTGCGTGCTCCTGGTGCGGGATTGAGCTCGACGACCTGCAGGGGGTGGGTGGCGTATTGCGCGAGGTTGCAGCGGTCGAAATAGGTGACGACGTGATTGGGCAGGTTGCGTTGATAGAGCCAGCGGGAGAGCGCGAGGACGCTGCGTTCGGAGCCGCCGAACTGCTCGATCTCGGTGATGATGATGGGGCGGGAGCCGCTTGGAGGTGTTTGCATGGACCCAGTTGGGAGATTGAAGTCAGCTTAGCAAAGTTGCAAGGTTCACGAAGGCGGCTCAGCGTTGGCAGAGATTATCGAGATGGGTGAAGAACTCTGGGAAGCTGATGGCGGCGGATTCGGCTCCGTGGATTTCGGTGTCTCCGGTGGCACGAAGGGCTGCGATGGAGAAGGCCATGGCGATGCGGTGATCGGTACCGGAGTCGATCTGCGCTCCGTGAAGACGCTGGTTGCCGGGGATGACCAGGCCGTCCTCGTGCTCGGTGAGTTCGGCTCCCATGGCGCGGAGATTTTTTGCGACCAGGGCGATTCGGTCGGATTCTTTGACGCGGAGCTCTTTGGCGTCGCGGATGGTGATGCCGTCGCCGGTGTAAGGGGCGATGGCGGCGAGGACCGGAAGTTCGTCGATGATCTGGGCGGCGAGGGCTCCGCCGATGTGCATGCCGCGGAGGCCATTGGGCGAGACGTTGACCTGAACGGTGCCGACGAGTTCGCCATGGTGCTCTTCGACGTTGAGGACCTTGATCTTGCCGCCGAGGGCGGTGATGACGTCGAGCAGGGAAGCGCGAGTGGGGTTCATGCCGACTCCATCGAGGATGAGGTTGGAGTCGGGAAAGAGAAGCGCGGCGCAGAGAAAGAAGGCCGCGGAGGAGATGTCGCCGGGGATGGTGGCGTCGATCGCTTTCAGGGTTTGATTGCCGGGGATGCTGAGTTTTGCGGCATCTCCCGCCGCGGCGATGGTGCGGTTGAGGGTAGCGCCGAAGGCTCGGAGGGCGTGTTCGGAGTGATCACGAGTGCGGATGGATTCGGTGAGGCTGGTGGTGCCGTTGGCCTGGAGGCCGGCGAATAGAACCGCGGTTTTGACCTGCGCGCTGGGGATGGGGGTGTCGAAGTCGATGGCGCGGAGCGGGCCGCCGTGGATGGTGACGGGGGCGTGGCCTTCGACGAGGTCGATCTTCGCACCCATCTGGCTGAGGGGTTTGCGTATGCGTTCCATGGGGCGGAGGGTGAGGGAGTGGTCTCCGATGAGAGTGAAGGTGTGATGATGAGGAGCGATGAGGCCGGCGAGCATACGCATGGTGGAGCCGGAGTTGCCGCAGTCGAGCGAAGCTGCAGGTTCCTGGAAGCGGCCGCCGGTGCCGGTGATCTCGATGGTCTTGTCTTCTTTGTGAACGACGGTTGCGCCGAGGGCTTCCATGCATGCGAGAGAGGAGTGGGGATCGGC
This Tunturibacter gelidoferens DNA region includes the following protein-coding sequences:
- a CDS encoding TolC family protein translates to MIRLLRLLIACSALACAVTPAIAQISFTSAIGLALKNNPKVLTAQADVDKARATLEELKDAYIPNVVGASSIGPPSYGFPLGQPSIYNLATQSLVFSYSQRDYVRGAKASLDAATLSLKDVREAVAEDAAVTYLALNRDLQRQTVLHDQQGFADHLVAIVQDRLAAGQDTPIDLTSARLTAAQIHLARLRMDDDAAADQAHLARLLGLPPQGIATSSSTIPALAEDKPADITATLVGTSPAVESAYANARAKREIAFGENRYLWRPQIVLEGQYSRYAKFNNLQDYYFRFQQNNAAIGVQITIPFFDAAHKAKAREADADAAHAEHEADSIRDQFFDSRIRIQHAVAELAVRAEIATLDQQLAQQNLDALTVQLNTGNGNMAGTQMTPKDEQTSRIAEREKFLAVLNANFELQQAQINLMRQSGDLESWISAALQAQPATPAKP
- a CDS encoding glycosyltransferase; translated protein: MQTPPSGSRPIIITEIEQFGGSERSVLALSRWLYQRNLPNHVVTYFDRCNLAQYATHPLQVVELNPAPGARNKIAYLRTYFNQQSPNSPKPLASGYQPALHATLAGQRGFHTLMHDTPSLFGDQDTRRLPTKLRIAVSNRIIGYGLRSGGNTIVTSEYLRSECRKDFNIDAKIARMGGLGTSPSTPPSHPLNGQLQMFSVCRIEPNKRIDWIIRALAELERADKPLSTIIDWSLDLAGKGSLIPTLRDMAQALGIGDRIHFHGFVLDDDLERLFSQTHLFLMPAVQGYGIPAIESLQRGIPVLLHRESGVSDILLDTPWATVFTGGEENMTPALQSAIESILEGKHHAVAQPHLPTEDEWAERVATLCNWL
- a CDS encoding efflux RND transporter periplasmic adaptor subunit, which translates into the protein MPTTETRRLNPVMLWGIFLAIIVIGFIIVRSSTRDLIGVRVAVVDHQNIVSSVSTNGKVEPIEEFPASAAAPGVVAKVYVDVGQKVKAGDLLIKMDDADALAKIATANAAVHSAEATLHDIGQGGSQDERIGFSGDLSRAQQQQQQATKDLAALQALQQKGAASASEVASAEQRLLTAESSVKGLQARTTQRYSNTDRARAEAQLADARAALAAAKASYANDNIRAPFAGTVYSIPVSNYDFVPAGENLLDVADLNRIQVRAYFDEPEIGKLAVGQAVKIVWDAKPTQTWHGHISRAPSTVITYGTRNVGECIITVDDARGDLLPNTNVVVTVTTSQRFNVLSVPREALHTEGGDFVFRVVNNRLVRTPVQVGAGVNLTRLEIVSGLTEKDTVALSAINNRELTNGLPVKIVE
- a CDS encoding DUF507 family protein — protein: MIFSKDYVGYLARQTIKHLVAEKMIHTDKPALVNERVAAGMVDELALEDRINDEVRVILEAFQDDMRKTGASYPEMFKKVKNELARKYKAVL
- a CDS encoding DUF507 family protein, translated to MRISRDKLNKLAHTVADTLAEIPEVDFLEDRNTIRQEARKALEKLLMEETKIDAAARQKIASQRKIIVEGSQEWDILYRKYYNDEVKKLGL
- the miaB gene encoding tRNA (N6-isopentenyl adenosine(37)-C2)-methylthiotransferase MiaB, producing MSKTFYIETFGCQMNAHDSEKVIGTLEQQGYARVQDEDAAGLILYNTCSIRDKAEQKVFHRLNEYKKLQGEGKKFAVLGCVAQQEGEKIFEKAPYVSMVAGSASYRNLPEMLRRLEAGEERITGLDDRQTDLTFETEFTVRSNPHRGYITIIEGCDKFCAYCVVPYTRGKERSRTAASVLVEAKKMVDLGFTEIQFLGQNVNSYRDPSGRMSFAELLVAVGELPGIRRVRFTTSHPRDFARDIVQAIDDTPTLCDHIHLPVQSGSTAVLKAMSREYTREWYLERMSWIKEAKRDISITSDMIVGFPGETDADFEETITLVGEVKYDAVFAFKFSPRPNTPAVTMADSIPDEVKSERLRILMDRQREIQREHYGRHLGEVQEVMVESYNPSRNQVVGRSSQNKTVNFTVSRIAQPPIGSYLPVRITQTLPNCLVGEAIADVDAVPFVSVQRVSDFVVLN
- a CDS encoding tetratricopeptide repeat protein, producing MSLSIHPFRLHHAFLFAFLFATPLLLADDTQANALLQQGRVDEAASILQDLLASQPNNAHAHQLLCRVYYAQDKADSAIHECELAVANATDSSEDHMWLARAYGFKASHASPFSALSLAIKVHNEFERAVQLDPENFQAMSDLGEYYVAAPSLIGGGLDKAQALAARMQPNFPAQAHRLLALVAEKKKDIPAAEAEFQAAVAAGKTTEAYINLGDFYKRQNQPDKMLQAIQSALAADHRKGPPLVDAASTLSEAHSSPQLAISLLRTYLASSGKTDGAPAFKVHVQLGGLLAQGGDVAGAHNEYLAALSLASNYVPARKALQGS
- a CDS encoding (2Fe-2S) ferredoxin domain-containing protein — its product is MAKFKHHVFICTNERDQSASRPSCSNEGGGKLKSAFKEAVKDAGLKGQVRANELGCLDQCEHGPVVVVYPDAIWYGSVHAKDVEEIVNQHLLHGRPVERLRLADTCLNTESCPHKPASKRK
- the recJ gene encoding single-stranded-DNA-specific exonuclease RecJ, producing the protein MSTAHVGLPAWSTRSADETAVQNLVDALGCPHAIAQILVSRAISDAAAAQTFFHPTLDDLLDPMLMLDMEIAVARIQHAVRSSEPILIYGDYDVDGTTATVLLKTAIERIAPKETPATVTYHVPHRIREGYGMQNGVLGQAAASGVRLVISVDTGIRAFAAAEEATALGMDLIVTDHHLPDGAIGIPEAVAVLNPAQQNCPYPFKHLCGAAVAFKLAHALLLAATETEEQRTKLKHGLIPSFLKLVAIATIADSVPLEGENRVIATLGLRELRNPVQPGLRALMQVAQIPINRPPTATEVGFRLAPRINAAGRMDIAGDVVELFLTKDAARATHLAEKLNRLNDERRATEAKALEAIEIQLTALRDTLGDYLAECIILDDPEWHRGVLGILASRVVDRTGRPAIVMTHEDGHSHGSGRSIAGFHLLDALSAIHEPVSESNTPLFTRFGGHAHAVGFSMPSDRTNLLRERMQRYGAPRLTAEIMTPPLECDAELLLSDLTQSFYDWLTRCEPFGIGNREPIFLTRALTLCAPVRFIKERHICLQLQRSGQTTHISALGWSRTTDWPARCVEMALDTGSLVDVAYRLKAKTNPQFPGLELELVDLRLA
- a CDS encoding bifunctional nuclease family protein, yielding MNPSSVQPAVQAPDEVEMQIRGLMMDPITNMPIIVLKDVASDLVLPIWVGIFEANAIALELEKTATPRPMTHDLLQNMARGLNAEVRKVVVSELRDDTFFAVIWMDHAGETVAMDARPSDAIALALRWDCPIYVNRSVLENSKQAASGSPNVNAEEMRRWLENLNDDDMGRYKM